From Oceanipulchritudo coccoides, the proteins below share one genomic window:
- a CDS encoding NADH-quinone oxidoreductase subunit L has translation MSIIPYSRRSMEMDGTNLWGLIRLDSLSVTMLGLIGLIALIIFRYSRNYLAGDPGQGRFTRWFLGTVSCVVVLVSANHLMLLAGAWIGTSLCLHRLLTFYPERPAAMLAAHKKFLISRTGDLFLVSGFALLGMQFGTFDLGIILSQITGMTGNLPGSVQTASILLVLAAVLKCAQLPFHGWLIQVMEAPTPVSALLHAGVINIGGFLMIRFSPLIMEVELAQWLLILFGTTSAVIAGMIMMTRISIKVMLAWSTCAQMGFMLMECGLGAYSLALLHLVAHSLYKAWSFLGAGRTVTETLQKLSVDPRKESRPVHWVGALALALVLVTLVAWLFGVSPAHEPAIWAIGTILAVATATVLAEGLALREFRSWALLAGISIGMSGLYFTWHHLFAQWYAPLIPLGKPSPVAVGFVLVAFLLTYGLLMWIRLNPRTPAVQRLHALLYHGLYLDEIFTFLTLRIWPQARS, from the coding sequence ATGTCAATTATTCCCTATAGTAGGCGTTCAATGGAAATGGATGGAACAAATCTATGGGGATTGATCCGGCTGGACAGCCTGAGCGTGACGATGCTCGGCCTGATCGGCCTGATCGCCTTAATCATATTCCGGTACAGCCGGAACTATCTTGCCGGTGATCCCGGCCAGGGACGTTTCACCCGCTGGTTTCTGGGCACGGTCAGCTGCGTGGTGGTGCTGGTTTCAGCGAACCACCTGATGTTGCTGGCGGGAGCGTGGATTGGAACCAGCCTCTGCCTGCACCGCCTGCTGACCTTTTATCCCGAGCGGCCGGCGGCGATGCTGGCGGCGCACAAGAAGTTTCTAATCAGCCGAACCGGGGACCTTTTCCTGGTGAGTGGTTTTGCATTACTGGGGATGCAGTTCGGGACTTTTGATCTTGGGATCATCCTGAGTCAGATTACCGGCATGACGGGCAATTTGCCCGGCTCTGTGCAGACAGCCTCTATTCTGCTTGTATTGGCAGCAGTCCTCAAATGTGCGCAATTGCCCTTTCACGGCTGGTTGATCCAGGTCATGGAGGCCCCAACTCCGGTTTCAGCGCTTCTGCATGCCGGCGTCATCAATATTGGCGGCTTTCTGATGATCCGTTTTTCCCCGCTTATCATGGAAGTTGAGTTGGCGCAGTGGCTCCTGATCCTGTTTGGCACGACCAGTGCGGTCATTGCCGGAATGATCATGATGACCCGGATCAGCATCAAAGTGATGCTTGCCTGGTCAACCTGTGCACAGATGGGTTTTATGTTGATGGAGTGTGGCCTGGGTGCCTACTCCCTGGCACTTCTGCATCTGGTAGCACATTCACTGTACAAGGCATGGTCCTTTCTTGGAGCAGGGAGGACGGTCACGGAAACCCTGCAAAAGCTCTCCGTGGATCCCCGCAAGGAATCCCGTCCAGTCCACTGGGTTGGGGCCCTGGCGCTTGCACTAGTCCTTGTCACACTTGTGGCTTGGCTATTTGGTGTCAGTCCAGCCCACGAGCCAGCAATCTGGGCAATCGGAACAATTCTTGCCGTGGCCACGGCCACGGTGCTTGCCGAGGGGCTGGCCTTGCGCGAGTTCCGTTCATGGGCACTCCTTGCCGGGATATCGATTGGCATGAGTGGCCTGTATTTTACCTGGCACCACTTGTTCGCTCAATGGTATGCCCCGTTGATACCGCTCGGAAAACCATCTCCTGTGGCGGTCGGCTTTGTTTTGGTAGCCTTTCTGTTGACCTATGGGTTGCTGATGTGGATTCGCTTGAATCCTCGCACGCCGGCAGTCCAGCGCCTGCACGCATTGCTTTATCACGGACTTTATCTTGATGAGATTTTCACCTTCCTGACGCTTCGCATCTGGCCTCAAGCCCGGTCATAA
- a CDS encoding YbcC family protein yields the protein MQISDKFNQSNQASRHSDSLKAAKAAVERIAPVWPLDQFIAVNPWWERIDTPFQECSNQIAFFSGTNFLMPRKYYRAKWNDGTIGQSELLAAARECGIGVKVDELSAHLQTSSFTVSMRLMTHFIDMRRDLEHNMSWQNEVTHQMSQFCAAYFDRGQASWGMSTESNIYATWLEMVRHERGIGLLMGVSGIGSIFEDLPMDPEQLIAQSLDALEIPCAAKQDYLEALLLSINGWASWCAYLRWQDRLDNSHEGSSNHLIGLLAIRLAWEWVLLRHAEQEGLAYGWLGNVESWKALKPMCRESQELDWIWQRALEISVQKQLVNRLSLPVPKSSNEIKPELRAFFCIDVRSEVFRRALEQVDPRIRTGGFAGFFGLPLSYQGAGLDVVKPQLPGLLAPVLKAGDCCSEGDEVCHTIAGKRRKRLIGSSIAGHLKTAGTAFFSYVEAAGLLYAFKLIKDGLLGGSASQAVKGLREREAAQLKPRLVGNGSPEEISGRVALAARILRAMSLTEDFPELVLLTGHGSQSDNNPHAAGLDCGACCGQTGEVNARVLAALLNEPSVRSGLEKEAIHIPESTRFIAGLHNTTTDEVRLFDLDEVGPQWVQSVQKLEHWLKEAGDRARAERAESLQLPAGKPGLLGKYRRRSRDWSEVRPEWGLANNSSFIVAPRKRTAHLDLAGRSFLHDYDWKRDSGFQVLELIMTAPMIVTHWINMQYYASTVDNKRYGSGNKVLHNVVGGTIGVFTGNGGDLRTGLSLQSLHDGKQWIHEPVRLSVFIQAPREAIDKVIEDHEVVHQLVMNKWIHLYQLDEGETPVSRRGSEGWHPAVQSRKG from the coding sequence ATGCAGATTTCCGACAAATTCAATCAATCAAATCAGGCCAGTCGCCACAGCGATTCCCTAAAAGCAGCGAAGGCGGCCGTTGAGCGGATTGCCCCGGTCTGGCCACTGGATCAGTTCATTGCGGTGAACCCGTGGTGGGAACGGATTGATACACCCTTTCAAGAGTGTTCCAATCAGATAGCCTTCTTCTCAGGGACCAACTTTCTGATGCCGCGCAAATATTATCGGGCGAAGTGGAATGACGGGACCATCGGGCAATCTGAATTGCTGGCTGCTGCACGGGAATGCGGAATCGGCGTGAAGGTAGATGAGCTTTCCGCCCATCTGCAGACTTCGTCATTTACTGTCAGCATGCGCTTGATGACTCATTTCATCGACATGCGACGGGACCTTGAGCACAACATGTCGTGGCAGAATGAAGTGACCCACCAGATGAGCCAGTTTTGCGCGGCATACTTCGACCGGGGTCAGGCGAGCTGGGGAATGTCGACCGAATCGAACATTTATGCCACTTGGCTTGAGATGGTTCGACATGAGCGGGGTATCGGGCTGTTGATGGGCGTCTCGGGTATTGGCTCCATTTTTGAGGATTTGCCAATGGATCCTGAGCAGCTGATTGCACAGAGCCTTGATGCGCTGGAGATTCCTTGCGCCGCAAAACAGGACTACCTGGAAGCGCTCCTGTTGAGTATCAACGGCTGGGCCTCCTGGTGTGCTTACTTGCGCTGGCAGGACCGCCTTGACAATTCCCATGAGGGAAGCAGCAACCATCTGATCGGCTTGCTGGCGATTCGCCTTGCATGGGAATGGGTGCTTCTTCGACACGCTGAGCAGGAGGGATTAGCTTATGGATGGTTGGGCAATGTTGAGTCATGGAAAGCCCTCAAGCCGATGTGCCGCGAGTCTCAGGAGCTGGATTGGATATGGCAGAGGGCACTCGAAATTTCCGTTCAGAAGCAGCTCGTAAACCGCCTTTCCCTGCCTGTGCCCAAGTCAAGCAATGAAATTAAACCGGAGCTGCGCGCCTTCTTCTGTATTGATGTGCGCTCAGAAGTTTTCAGGCGGGCCCTTGAACAAGTCGATCCACGCATCCGCACAGGCGGGTTTGCCGGCTTTTTCGGGCTGCCCTTGAGTTACCAGGGCGCGGGCCTTGATGTAGTGAAACCACAACTACCCGGATTACTTGCCCCGGTATTGAAGGCTGGGGATTGTTGCAGCGAAGGCGATGAAGTTTGTCATACGATTGCCGGAAAGCGACGCAAGCGACTGATCGGGAGCTCCATAGCCGGGCATCTGAAAACGGCCGGCACGGCGTTTTTCTCCTACGTCGAGGCAGCCGGTCTCCTGTACGCCTTCAAGCTCATCAAGGACGGTCTGCTCGGCGGATCCGCCAGTCAGGCTGTCAAGGGCCTGCGTGAGCGTGAGGCGGCGCAATTGAAGCCGCGTCTGGTTGGCAACGGCAGTCCAGAAGAGATCTCCGGACGCGTGGCCCTTGCCGCCCGGATTCTTCGAGCCATGTCCCTGACCGAAGATTTTCCCGAACTTGTGCTTCTGACAGGTCACGGAAGCCAGAGTGATAACAACCCGCATGCAGCCGGGCTTGATTGTGGCGCCTGCTGCGGCCAGACCGGGGAAGTCAATGCGCGGGTGCTCGCCGCGCTTCTCAATGAACCATCTGTCCGTTCCGGGCTGGAGAAGGAGGCAATCCACATTCCTGAGTCGACACGATTCATAGCTGGCCTGCACAACACCACAACCGATGAGGTCCGCCTGTTTGATCTTGATGAAGTCGGTCCCCAATGGGTCCAATCTGTCCAGAAGCTTGAGCACTGGTTGAAAGAGGCCGGGGACCGTGCACGGGCAGAGCGGGCTGAAAGCCTTCAATTACCGGCGGGAAAACCCGGCTTGCTCGGCAAGTATCGTCGTCGCAGCCGTGATTGGTCGGAAGTCCGACCGGAATGGGGACTGGCCAACAATTCCAGCTTTATTGTCGCCCCCCGCAAACGAACGGCCCACCTCGATCTTGCTGGTCGGTCCTTTCTTCATGATTACGACTGGAAACGTGATTCGGGCTTTCAAGTGCTTGAGCTGATCATGACAGCCCCGATGATCGTCACCCATTGGATCAACATGCAGTATTACGCCTCCACTGTGGACAACAAGCGCTATGGGAGCGGAAACAAGGTCCTGCATAATGTCGTTGGCGGGACAATCGGGGTTTTCACCGGGAATGGGGGCGACCTCCGGACGGGACTTTCCCTGCAATCCCTGCATGATGGCAAGCAGTGGATTCACGAGCCTGTCCGGTTGAGTGTGTTTATCCAGGCCCCAAGGGAAGCTATCGACAAGGTCATTGAAGACCACGAGGTTGTTCATCAACTTGTCATGAACAAGTGGATACACCTCTACCAGCTTGATGAAGGGGAAACTCCTGTCTCCCGGCGTGGGTCAGAAGGCTGGCATCCAGCTGTCCAATCCCGGAAAGGCTGA
- the tyrS gene encoding tyrosine--tRNA ligase produces MKPIELIKQNAEALYGEEQLLEKLATGKRLKVKLGVDPTRPDLTFGHMVVFNKLRQFQDLGHEAILIIGDFTTLIGDPSGRSSTRPVLTEEEIKANAETYVNQAYNILDPDKTTVRFNSEWFNDMSFKDCLGLARKMTVARMLERDDFSKRFGSNTPISIIEFLYPLVQGYDSVMIEADVELGGTDQTFNCLVGRQLQKEAGQSEQAVLTLPLLVGTDGTKKMSKSQDNYIAFNDSPKEMFGKIMSISDEVMWDYYHLLLLKADEEVKVLKEQHPMELKKQLASILTSMIHGEGVGEHERGQFEQVFSQNKRPDEMPAFNWDELADEESQSLLNLLGNSKLIQSKKEARRLIQQGSVKVNDVKETDPFSMLSRPDDPMVIQAGKRIFLEIRP; encoded by the coding sequence ATGAAGCCAATTGAGTTGATCAAACAGAACGCGGAGGCCCTCTACGGAGAGGAGCAACTGCTCGAGAAGCTGGCCACCGGGAAGCGCCTGAAAGTGAAACTGGGTGTGGATCCCACGCGCCCGGACCTGACTTTCGGCCACATGGTGGTCTTCAACAAGCTCAGGCAGTTCCAGGACCTCGGCCACGAGGCCATTCTCATCATCGGGGACTTCACCACCTTGATCGGTGATCCATCTGGCCGGTCCTCCACCCGGCCGGTCCTTACCGAGGAGGAAATAAAGGCCAACGCGGAAACGTATGTCAATCAGGCCTACAATATCCTTGATCCCGACAAGACGACTGTGCGTTTCAACTCGGAATGGTTCAACGACATGTCATTCAAGGATTGTCTGGGCCTCGCGCGCAAGATGACGGTGGCCCGCATGCTTGAACGGGATGATTTCTCCAAGCGCTTCGGTTCCAATACGCCGATCTCGATCATTGAATTCCTGTATCCGCTGGTTCAGGGCTACGACTCGGTAATGATCGAGGCGGATGTCGAGCTGGGCGGAACCGACCAGACTTTCAACTGCCTCGTCGGGCGCCAGCTCCAGAAGGAGGCCGGGCAATCCGAGCAAGCCGTATTGACCCTTCCACTACTTGTTGGAACCGATGGAACCAAGAAGATGTCCAAATCGCAGGACAACTATATCGCCTTTAATGATTCTCCCAAGGAAATGTTTGGTAAGATCATGTCGATCAGCGATGAGGTCATGTGGGACTATTACCATCTCCTCCTCCTGAAGGCGGATGAAGAGGTCAAGGTGCTCAAGGAACAGCATCCAATGGAGCTCAAGAAACAACTGGCATCAATCCTCACTTCCATGATTCATGGCGAGGGGGTTGGCGAACACGAGCGCGGTCAGTTTGAACAGGTTTTCTCGCAGAACAAGCGACCGGACGAAATGCCGGCCTTTAACTGGGATGAGCTTGCGGATGAGGAATCACAATCGCTCTTGAACCTGCTTGGCAATTCCAAGCTGATCCAGAGCAAGAAGGAGGCTCGGCGCCTCATCCAGCAGGGTTCGGTCAAGGTCAACGATGTGAAGGAAACCGATCCCTTCAGCATGCTCAGCAGGCCTGATGACCCGATGGTGATCCAAGCCGGCAAGCGGATCTTCCTCGAGATACGTCCCTAG
- a CDS encoding DUF5069 domain-containing protein, protein MTESYTFHVPLKEIWVKAVKLYQDGNRDSSTYFNTGETAFLESIGHTAQEVFDFAEDFVNGGEPDFETFLLVASLRRFYFLHVMKGDKSDVVVDTGDLPAKDLSVAGIDWLPRIMPKARAKLRGEMSDDLMYGCGGDRKFFKANNLHPAEFLAFVMQNFDNDEAIIDFVASGSKTAAHS, encoded by the coding sequence ATGACAGAGAGCTACACATTTCATGTCCCGCTGAAGGAAATCTGGGTCAAAGCCGTCAAGCTTTACCAGGATGGCAATCGCGACAGCAGCACCTATTTCAATACTGGGGAAACAGCCTTTCTCGAATCAATCGGCCACACTGCCCAGGAGGTCTTCGACTTTGCCGAGGACTTTGTGAACGGGGGCGAGCCTGATTTTGAAACCTTCCTGCTGGTCGCCTCACTGCGCCGATTCTACTTTCTACACGTCATGAAGGGCGATAAGAGCGATGTTGTCGTCGACACGGGAGACCTCCCGGCGAAAGATCTCTCGGTGGCCGGAATCGACTGGTTGCCGCGGATCATGCCCAAGGCACGGGCCAAGCTGCGCGGGGAGATGTCCGACGATTTGATGTACGGCTGCGGCGGTGACCGGAAGTTTTTCAAGGCCAACAACCTGCATCCGGCCGAATTCCTCGCTTTTGTCATGCAAAATTTTGATAACGACGAGGCGATTATTGACTTCGTGGCCAGCGGTTCGAAAACTGCTGCCCATTCATGA